A stretch of Streptomyces vietnamensis DNA encodes these proteins:
- a CDS encoding acyl-CoA synthetase, translated as MTQTLPGFWAQAAADPGRTVLVAPDGEEWSAGRLHAEANRLVHGLRAAGLERGDAFAVVLPNGPEFFAAHLAATQAGFYLVPVNHHFVGPEIAWIVADSGAKVLVTHERFAEAVTLAADEAGLAPTHRYAVGTVPGFRPYAELLDGQPESAPEDRTLGWVMNYTSGTTGRPRGIRRPLPGKLPEETHLGGFLGIFGIRPADGNVHLVCSPLYHTAVLQFAAAALHIGHPLVLMDRWTPEEMLRLIDRYACTHTHMVPTQFHRLLALPAEVRERYDVSSMRHAIHGAAPCPEHVKRAMIDWWGRCVEEYYAASEGGGAFATAEEWLKKPGTVGRAWPISELAVFDDDGQRLPAGELGTVYLKMNTGGFQYHKDEAKTAKNRIGDFFTVGDLGVLDEDGYLFLRDRKIDMIISGGVNIYPAEIEAALLAHPAVADAAAFGIPHADWGEEVKAVVEAAEGYEPGPALAAEILAHCGDRLAGFKRPKSVDFVAAMPRDPNGKLYKRRLRDPYWEGRERPL; from the coding sequence GTGACGCAGACTCTCCCCGGGTTCTGGGCCCAGGCCGCCGCCGACCCCGGTCGCACCGTCCTCGTCGCACCCGACGGCGAGGAGTGGTCCGCCGGCCGGCTGCACGCCGAGGCCAACCGGCTCGTCCACGGGCTGCGCGCCGCCGGCCTCGAACGCGGCGACGCGTTCGCCGTCGTCCTGCCCAACGGCCCCGAGTTCTTCGCCGCCCATCTCGCCGCCACCCAGGCCGGGTTCTACCTCGTCCCGGTCAACCACCACTTCGTCGGCCCCGAGATCGCCTGGATCGTCGCCGACTCCGGCGCCAAGGTCCTCGTCACCCACGAGCGGTTCGCCGAGGCCGTGACCCTCGCCGCCGACGAGGCCGGACTCGCACCCACCCACCGGTACGCCGTCGGTACGGTCCCCGGCTTCCGCCCGTACGCCGAACTCCTCGACGGGCAGCCGGAGTCGGCGCCCGAGGACCGCACCCTCGGCTGGGTCATGAACTACACCTCCGGCACCACCGGCCGGCCCCGGGGCATCCGCCGCCCGCTCCCCGGGAAGCTTCCCGAGGAGACCCATCTCGGCGGCTTCCTCGGCATCTTCGGCATCCGGCCGGCCGACGGCAACGTCCATCTCGTCTGCTCGCCGCTCTACCACACCGCCGTGCTCCAGTTCGCGGCCGCCGCCCTCCACATCGGACACCCGCTCGTCCTCATGGACCGCTGGACGCCCGAGGAGATGCTGCGCCTGATCGACCGGTACGCGTGCACCCACACGCACATGGTCCCCACCCAGTTCCACCGTCTGCTCGCCCTCCCCGCGGAGGTGCGGGAGCGGTACGACGTCTCCTCCATGCGGCACGCCATCCACGGCGCCGCGCCCTGCCCCGAGCACGTCAAGCGGGCGATGATCGACTGGTGGGGCCGGTGCGTCGAGGAGTACTACGCGGCCAGCGAGGGCGGCGGCGCCTTCGCCACCGCCGAGGAGTGGCTCAAGAAGCCCGGGACGGTCGGACGGGCCTGGCCCATCAGTGAACTCGCCGTCTTCGACGACGACGGTCAGCGGCTGCCGGCCGGCGAACTCGGCACCGTCTACCTCAAGATGAACACCGGCGGCTTCCAGTACCACAAGGACGAGGCGAAGACCGCGAAGAACCGCATCGGCGACTTCTTCACCGTCGGCGACCTCGGCGTCCTCGACGAGGACGGCTACCTCTTCCTCCGCGACCGCAAGATCGACATGATCATCTCCGGCGGGGTCAACATCTACCCCGCCGAGATCGAGGCGGCCCTGCTCGCCCACCCCGCCGTCGCGGACGCCGCCGCCTTCGGCATCCCGCACGCCGACTGGGGCGAGGAGGTCAAGGCGGTCGTGGAGGCGGCCGAGGGGTACGAGCCGGGTCCGGCGCTCGCCGCCGAGATCCTGGCCCACTGCGGCGACCGCCTCGCCGGCTTCAAACGCCCGAAGTCGGTCGACTTCGTCGCGGCCATGCCCCGCGACCCCAACGGCAAGCTGTACAAGCGCCGCCTCCGCGACCCGTACTGGGAGGGCAGGGAGCGCCCGCTCTAG
- a CDS encoding NAD(P)H-dependent flavin oxidoreductase yields the protein METELSRTLGIEHAIFGFTPFPAVAAALTRAGGFGVLGAVRYTAPDDLARDLDWMQEHTDGLPYGLDVVMPAKKAVEGVGEAEIEAMIPEEHRAFVRATLAKHGVPELAEGEASGWRITGWMEQVARSQLDVAFDYPIKLLANALGSPPPDVVARAHDHGVLVAALAGSARHARHHAAAGIDIVVAQGYEAGGHTGEIASMVLTPEVVDAVSPLPVLAAGGIGSGEQIAAGLALGAQGVWLGSIWLTTTEAELHSRALTAKLLAAGSGDTVRSRALTGKPARQLRTEWTDAWDDPAGPGPLPMPLQGLLVAEAVSRIQKYEVEPLLGTPVGQIVGRMNSERSVQQVVDELTRGFEKAVDRINRIAGRSTQ from the coding sequence ATGGAGACGGAGCTGAGTCGCACACTGGGGATCGAGCACGCCATCTTCGGCTTCACGCCCTTCCCCGCGGTGGCCGCCGCACTCACCAGAGCCGGCGGCTTCGGCGTCCTCGGCGCGGTCCGCTACACCGCGCCCGACGACCTCGCCCGCGACCTCGACTGGATGCAGGAGCACACCGACGGCCTGCCCTACGGCCTCGACGTCGTGATGCCCGCGAAGAAGGCGGTCGAAGGCGTCGGCGAGGCCGAGATCGAGGCGATGATCCCCGAGGAGCACCGGGCGTTCGTCCGCGCCACCCTCGCCAAGCACGGCGTCCCCGAACTGGCCGAGGGTGAGGCCTCCGGCTGGCGGATCACCGGCTGGATGGAGCAGGTCGCCCGGAGCCAGCTCGACGTGGCCTTCGACTACCCGATCAAACTCCTCGCCAACGCCCTCGGCTCGCCGCCGCCGGACGTCGTCGCCCGCGCCCACGACCACGGCGTCCTCGTCGCCGCACTCGCCGGCAGCGCCCGCCACGCCCGCCACCACGCCGCCGCCGGCATCGACATCGTCGTCGCCCAGGGGTACGAGGCGGGCGGCCACACCGGCGAGATCGCCTCCATGGTCCTCACCCCCGAGGTCGTCGACGCGGTCTCCCCGCTGCCCGTGCTCGCCGCCGGCGGCATCGGCAGCGGCGAGCAGATCGCCGCCGGACTCGCCCTCGGCGCCCAGGGCGTCTGGCTCGGCTCGATCTGGCTCACCACCACCGAGGCCGAACTGCACTCCCGCGCCCTCACCGCCAAGCTCCTCGCCGCCGGCTCGGGCGACACGGTCCGCTCCCGCGCCCTGACCGGCAAGCCCGCCCGCCAGCTCCGTACCGAATGGACCGACGCCTGGGACGACCCGGCGGGGCCGGGGCCGCTCCCCATGCCGCTCCAGGGACTCCTGGTCGCCGAGGCCGTCTCCCGCATCCAGAAGTACGAGGTGGAACCGCTGCTCGGCACCCCCGTCGGCCAGATCGTCGGCCGGATGAACTCCGAGCGCAGCGTGCAGCAGGTCGTCGACGAGCTCACCCGCGGCTTCGAGAAGGCCGTCGACCGCATCAACCGCATCGCCGGACGGAGCACCCAGTGA
- a CDS encoding serine hydrolase domain-containing protein: MIGAVPGAAAAAGPEPGSGPTATGRATGPGSAGRATGPGSAGRATGPGSAARRTTLRRGSAERAGLLAPHLDGLVAEAERFLAPSPAHPWYAGAVLLAGRGGTVALHRAIGSAVRYAAYDEKTDTGIELPPEQRIPMTEDTVFDLASVSKLFTSILAVQQIERGALELEAKVTAYLPEFGGGGKQDVTVRQLLTHTSGFRSWIPLYREPTREGKLRLLWKEVPANPPGTTYLYSDLNLITLQLILEKITGLGLDILLHDEITAPLGMHRTRFNPPLSWRPGIAATEDARPPWSGLDRGMVHGEVHDENAYALGGVAGHAGVFSRAWDLAILARTLLNGGAYGRARILSPASVELMFTDFNTAFPGDGHGLGFELYQHWYMGAMATPHTAGHTGFTGTSLVLDPTTDAFLIVLGNSVHPVRSWRSGSAPRVATADRLARAVPVRPARGRASWFSGMDSGATGTLTLPPVPEAARLECALWWDTEPGADRVSLEASADGGTTWRPMPFTTDSRTEHPTGSLGGWSGRVWHTVSAALPDANALLRWRYTTDQRYVGRGVYVDGLRLLDGAGLPVFDETRPTDGARIEANGWTRSAD, encoded by the coding sequence ATGATCGGTGCGGTGCCGGGGGCGGCGGCTGCGGCCGGCCCCGAGCCGGGGTCGGGACCGACCGCGACCGGCCGGGCGACGGGACCGGGATCGGCCGGCCGGGCGACGGGACCGGGATCGGCCGGCCGGGCGACGGGACCGGGATCGGCCGCGCGGCGGACCACGCTGCGGCGCGGGTCGGCCGAGCGGGCCGGGCTGCTCGCACCGCACCTGGACGGGCTCGTCGCGGAGGCCGAGCGCTTCCTCGCCCCCTCCCCCGCGCACCCCTGGTACGCGGGCGCCGTGCTGCTCGCCGGGCGGGGCGGGACCGTCGCGCTGCACCGGGCGATCGGCTCGGCCGTGCGGTACGCGGCGTACGACGAGAAGACCGACACGGGGATCGAGCTGCCGCCGGAGCAGCGGATCCCCATGACGGAGGACACCGTCTTCGATCTGGCGTCGGTCTCCAAGCTGTTCACCTCGATCCTGGCGGTGCAGCAGATCGAGCGCGGGGCGCTCGAACTGGAGGCGAAGGTCACCGCGTACCTGCCGGAGTTCGGCGGGGGCGGGAAACAGGACGTCACCGTACGGCAGTTGCTCACCCACACCTCCGGGTTCCGGTCCTGGATCCCGCTCTACCGGGAACCGACGCGGGAGGGGAAGCTGCGGCTGCTGTGGAAGGAGGTCCCGGCGAACCCGCCAGGGACCACGTACCTCTACTCCGACCTCAACCTGATCACGCTCCAGCTGATCCTGGAGAAGATCACCGGTCTCGGTCTGGACATCCTGCTCCACGACGAGATCACCGCTCCGCTCGGGATGCACCGCACGCGTTTCAATCCACCGCTCTCCTGGCGGCCGGGGATCGCCGCCACCGAGGACGCCCGGCCGCCCTGGTCGGGCCTCGACCGGGGCATGGTCCACGGCGAGGTCCACGACGAGAACGCCTACGCCCTCGGCGGCGTCGCGGGCCACGCCGGGGTCTTCTCCCGCGCCTGGGACCTCGCGATCCTCGCCCGCACCCTGCTCAACGGCGGCGCGTACGGCCGGGCCCGGATCCTCTCCCCCGCGTCGGTGGAGCTGATGTTCACCGACTTCAACACCGCCTTCCCCGGCGACGGGCACGGGCTCGGCTTCGAGCTCTACCAGCACTGGTACATGGGCGCCATGGCCACCCCGCACACGGCGGGGCACACCGGCTTCACCGGCACCAGCCTCGTCCTCGACCCGACGACCGACGCGTTCCTGATCGTGCTCGGCAACTCCGTGCACCCGGTGCGGTCCTGGCGCTCCGGCTCCGCGCCGCGCGTCGCCACGGCGGACCGGCTGGCCAGGGCCGTGCCCGTACGGCCGGCCCGGGGCCGCGCCTCCTGGTTCTCCGGCATGGACAGCGGCGCCACCGGCACGCTCACCCTGCCGCCTGTGCCCGAAGCCGCCCGCCTGGAGTGCGCGCTGTGGTGGGACACCGAACCGGGCGCGGACCGGGTCTCCCTGGAGGCCTCGGCCGACGGCGGCACGACCTGGCGGCCGATGCCCTTCACCACCGACAGCCGTACCGAGCATCCGACGGGCAGCCTCGGCGGCTGGTCCGGCCGCGTCTGGCACACCGTGTCCGCGGCGCTGCCCGACGCGAACGCCCTCCTGCGCTGGCGGTACACCACGGATCAGCGGTACGTGGGGCGGGGCGTGTACGTCGACGGGCTGCGGCTTCTCGACGGGGCCGGGCTGCCGGTGTTCGACGAGACACGGCCGACGGACGGAGCCCGCATCGAGGCGAACGGCTGGACCAGGTCGGCCGATTGA
- a CDS encoding alpha/beta fold hydrolase, whose product MIPVKDGEVWADDTGGEGLPLVLLHPGVGDSTVWDPVLPPLLARHRVIRYDVRGYGRSPAPTAAYSPVRDLAEVLDRFEIERAVLVGSSMGGATSVDFALEAPGRVAGLALFVPGVSGYEGLDSGEFFERLGPMAEAGDTEGIVRLGLAEWGKAGGGSPESDPVAARHCRAVLPAWLSNVGRQLTGPPAFDRLEEISVPTLLALGEQDRPVVVRCNEDMADRIPGCRLVRLAASDHYPTLREPEHVAGLIEELYAEAA is encoded by the coding sequence ATGATCCCTGTCAAGGACGGCGAAGTCTGGGCGGACGACACGGGAGGGGAGGGCCTGCCGCTGGTCCTGCTGCACCCCGGCGTCGGCGACTCCACGGTGTGGGACCCCGTCCTGCCCCCGCTCCTCGCGCGGCACCGGGTGATCCGCTACGACGTGCGCGGCTACGGACGCTCACCCGCGCCCACCGCCGCGTACTCCCCGGTCCGTGATCTGGCCGAGGTCCTCGACCGCTTCGAGATCGAGCGGGCGGTCCTGGTGGGCTCCAGCATGGGCGGGGCCACGTCGGTCGACTTCGCCCTGGAGGCTCCCGGGCGGGTGGCGGGCCTCGCCCTCTTCGTTCCCGGTGTGTCGGGGTACGAGGGGCTGGACTCGGGCGAGTTCTTCGAGCGCCTCGGACCCATGGCCGAGGCCGGTGACACGGAGGGCATCGTCCGGCTCGGCCTCGCCGAGTGGGGGAAGGCCGGCGGCGGGTCCCCCGAGTCCGACCCGGTCGCGGCGCGGCACTGCCGGGCGGTGCTGCCCGCCTGGCTCAGCAACGTCGGCCGCCAGCTCACGGGCCCGCCCGCCTTCGACCGGCTCGAGGAGATCTCCGTGCCGACCCTGCTCGCGCTGGGCGAGCAGGACCGGCCGGTGGTCGTGCGCTGCAACGAGGACATGGCCGACCGGATCCCGGGCTGCCGTCTCGTCCGACTGGCCGCGTCCGACCACTACCCGACGCTGCGTGAGCCGGAGCACGTCGCCGGGCTGATCGAGGAGCTCTACGCCGAGGCGGCGTGA
- a CDS encoding LysR family transcriptional regulator produces the protein MIEARRLHILRAVADHRTVTAAAAALYLTPSAVSQQLAALEQETGHRLVDRSARGARLTPAGEILLSHANAVLAQLERAEAELAAYGSGDAGTVTVAAFATGIGLVVAPAITALARTAPGIRVRVRDAEGDESLLMVLDRQVDVAVAVEYRGAPGEDDDRLTRVPLYAEPFDAVLPPGHLLAAGERVALADLAKDTWIGQSEGNPCHDVTVLACEYAGFTLNPEHSSDDFRAVVALAAASAGVALVPRSALRGMELGGVEVRPIEGVAPTRRVFAAVRRGAEDHPLISPVLTALRAASENGA, from the coding sequence ATGATCGAAGCGCGGCGGTTGCACATCCTCCGTGCGGTGGCCGACCACCGCACGGTCACGGCGGCGGCCGCCGCGCTCTATCTCACCCCTTCCGCCGTCTCCCAGCAGCTCGCCGCCCTGGAGCAGGAGACCGGCCACCGGCTCGTGGACCGCAGCGCGCGCGGCGCGCGCCTCACCCCGGCCGGCGAGATCCTGCTCAGCCACGCCAACGCCGTGCTCGCACAGCTGGAGCGCGCCGAGGCCGAGCTCGCCGCCTACGGCTCGGGAGACGCCGGTACGGTCACGGTCGCCGCCTTCGCCACCGGCATCGGGCTGGTGGTGGCCCCCGCCATCACGGCCCTCGCCCGCACCGCGCCCGGCATCCGGGTCCGGGTCCGGGACGCGGAGGGCGACGAGAGCCTGCTCATGGTCCTGGACCGGCAGGTGGACGTGGCCGTCGCGGTCGAGTACCGGGGCGCCCCCGGCGAGGACGACGACCGGCTCACCCGCGTCCCGCTCTACGCCGAGCCCTTCGACGCCGTCCTGCCGCCCGGCCACCTCCTGGCGGCCGGCGAACGGGTCGCGCTCGCGGACCTCGCCAAGGACACCTGGATCGGCCAGTCCGAGGGCAACCCCTGCCATGACGTGACCGTCCTGGCCTGCGAGTACGCCGGGTTCACCTTGAACCCGGAGCACTCCTCCGACGACTTCCGCGCCGTCGTCGCCCTCGCGGCGGCGTCCGCCGGCGTGGCGCTCGTGCCGCGTTCGGCCCTGCGCGGGATGGAGCTCGGCGGCGTGGAGGTCCGCCCGATCGAGGGCGTCGCCCCGACCCGCCGGGTCTTCGCCGCCGTCCGGCGCGGAGCGGAGGACCACCCCCTCATCAGCCCCGTCCTGACCGCCCTGCGCGCGGCGTCCGAAAACGGTGCCTGA
- a CDS encoding glycine C-acetyltransferase, translating into MFDSVRDSVRATLEEIEQAGLHKPERVIGTPQSATVEVTAGGRPGEVLNFCANNYLGLADNPEIIAAAHEALDRWGYGMASVRFICGTQEVHKELEARLSSFLGQEDTILYSSCFDANGGVFETILGPEDAVISDALNHASIIDGIRLSKARRFRYANRDMADLEQQLKAAVEGGARRKLIVTDGVFSMDGYVAPLDEICDLAEQYDAMVMVDDSHAVGFVGPGGRGTPELHGVMDRVDIITGTLGKALGGASGGYVAARAEIVALLRQRSRPYLFSNTLAPVIAAASLKVLDLLESAGDLRERLNANTALFRSRMTEEGFDILPGDHAIAPVMIGDAAEAGRMAELLLERGVYVIGFSYPVVPQGQARIRVQLSAAHSTEDVNRAVDAFVDARAALRG; encoded by the coding sequence ATGTTCGATTCCGTACGCGACTCCGTCCGCGCCACCCTCGAAGAGATCGAGCAGGCCGGACTGCACAAGCCCGAGCGGGTCATCGGCACCCCCCAGTCCGCGACCGTCGAGGTCACCGCGGGCGGCCGCCCCGGCGAGGTGCTCAACTTCTGCGCCAACAACTACCTGGGCCTCGCCGACAACCCCGAGATCATCGCCGCCGCCCACGAAGCGCTCGACCGCTGGGGCTACGGCATGGCGTCCGTCCGCTTCATCTGCGGCACGCAGGAGGTGCACAAGGAGCTGGAGGCCCGCCTCTCCTCCTTCCTCGGCCAGGAGGACACGATCCTCTACTCCTCCTGCTTCGACGCCAACGGCGGCGTCTTCGAGACGATCCTCGGCCCCGAGGACGCGGTCATCTCCGACGCCCTCAACCACGCCTCGATCATCGACGGCATCCGCCTCTCCAAGGCCCGCCGCTTCCGCTACGCCAACCGCGACATGGCCGACCTGGAGCAGCAGCTCAAGGCGGCCGTCGAGGGCGGCGCCCGGCGCAAGCTGATCGTCACCGACGGCGTCTTCTCGATGGACGGTTACGTCGCCCCGCTCGACGAGATCTGCGACCTGGCCGAGCAGTACGACGCCATGGTCATGGTCGACGACTCGCACGCGGTCGGCTTCGTCGGCCCCGGCGGCCGCGGCACCCCCGAGCTGCACGGCGTCATGGACCGCGTCGACATCATCACCGGCACCCTCGGCAAGGCCCTCGGCGGCGCCTCCGGCGGCTACGTCGCGGCCCGCGCCGAGATCGTCGCCCTGCTGCGCCAGCGCTCCCGCCCGTACCTCTTCTCGAACACCCTCGCCCCGGTCATCGCCGCCGCCTCCCTCAAGGTCCTCGACCTGCTGGAGTCCGCCGGCGACCTGCGCGAGCGCCTCAACGCCAACACGGCGCTGTTCCGCTCCCGCATGACCGAGGAGGGCTTCGACATCCTCCCCGGCGACCACGCCATCGCCCCCGTCATGATCGGCGACGCCGCCGAGGCCGGCCGGATGGCCGAGCTGCTCCTGGAGCGCGGCGTGTACGTGATCGGCTTCTCGTACCCGGTCGTGCCGCAGGGCCAGGCCCGCATCCGCGTCCAGCTCTCCGCCGCCCACTCGACGGAGGACGTGAACCGGGCCGTGGACGCCTTCGTCGACGCCCGAGCGGCTCTGCGGGGCTGA
- the tdh gene encoding L-threonine 3-dehydrogenase encodes MKALVKLNAEPGLWLTDVPEPETGPGDVLIKVKRTGICGTDLHIRSWDGWAQKTIATPLTIGHEFVGEVVSVGRDVADINVGDLVSGEGHLVCGKCRNCLAGRRHLCRATVGLGVGRDGAFAEYVALPASNVWVHRVPVDLDVAAIFDPFGNAVHTALSFPLVGEDVLVTGAGPIGIMAAAVAKHAGARNVVITDVSEERLALARKTGVSLALNVAEQTIADGQRTLGLKEGFDVGLEMSGNPRAMRDMIANMTHGGKIAMLGLPAEDFAVDWAKIVTSMITIKGIYGREMFETWYAMSVLLEGGLDLSPVITGRYDHTDFEAAFDDAASGKSGKIILDWTTGA; translated from the coding sequence TTGAAGGCGCTGGTCAAGCTGAACGCGGAGCCGGGACTCTGGCTCACGGACGTGCCCGAGCCGGAGACCGGCCCCGGAGACGTCCTCATCAAGGTCAAGCGGACCGGTATCTGCGGGACCGACCTGCACATCCGCTCCTGGGACGGCTGGGCGCAGAAGACGATCGCCACGCCGCTGACGATCGGCCACGAGTTCGTCGGCGAGGTCGTCTCCGTCGGCCGTGACGTCGCCGACATCAACGTCGGCGACCTGGTCAGCGGCGAGGGCCACCTCGTCTGCGGCAAGTGCCGCAACTGCCTGGCCGGCCGCCGCCACCTCTGCCGCGCCACCGTCGGCCTCGGCGTCGGCCGGGACGGCGCCTTCGCCGAGTACGTCGCGCTGCCCGCCTCCAACGTGTGGGTCCACCGCGTCCCCGTCGACCTCGACGTCGCCGCGATCTTCGACCCCTTCGGCAACGCCGTGCACACGGCCCTGTCCTTCCCGCTCGTCGGCGAGGACGTCCTCGTCACCGGCGCCGGCCCGATCGGCATCATGGCCGCCGCCGTCGCCAAGCACGCCGGCGCCCGCAACGTCGTCATCACCGACGTCAGCGAGGAGCGCCTGGCCCTGGCGCGCAAGACCGGCGTCTCGCTCGCCCTCAACGTCGCCGAGCAGACCATCGCCGACGGCCAGCGCACCCTCGGGCTCAAGGAGGGCTTCGACGTCGGCCTGGAGATGTCCGGCAACCCGCGCGCGATGCGCGACATGATCGCCAACATGACCCACGGCGGAAAGATCGCCATGCTCGGCCTGCCCGCCGAGGACTTCGCCGTCGACTGGGCGAAGATCGTCACCTCCATGATCACGATCAAGGGCATCTACGGCCGCGAGATGTTCGAGACCTGGTACGCGATGTCGGTGCTCCTGGAGGGCGGCCTGGACCTCAGCCCGGTCATCACCGGCCGTTACGACCACACCGACTTCGAGGCCGCCTTCGACGACGCGGCCTCCGGCAAGAGCGGCAAGATCATCCTCGACTGGACCACGGGAGCCTGA
- a CDS encoding phytoene desaturase family protein produces the protein MTDRDPLPDAPAPTSSYDAVVVGGGHNGLVAAAYLARAGRSVLVLERLGSTGGAAVSTRPFAGVDARLSRYSYLVSLLPEKIVRELGLRFAVRKRSISSYTPKGDGGLLVGGGPDRTRASFAALTGSDSAYEAWQAFYGRTGEAARRIFPTLTEPLPTRAELRARVDDADTWRMLFEEPLGVTVEKTFADDLVRGVVLTDALIGTFADAHDPALLQNRCFLYHVIGGGTGDWDVPVGGMGALTDALAGAARAAGARILTGHEATRIETDGRRASITYRTADGEGTVEAGQVLVNASPQELAALLGETPPPAPEGAQLKVNMLLTRLPRLRDRSVDPREAFAGTFHIAEGYGQLATAHAEAAAGRLPSAPPSEIYCHSLTDPTILGPELAATGHQTLTLFGLHTPARLFAADNEGTRAKLLAATLAQLDAHLDEPIADCLALDAEGRPCIEAKTPLDLERELRLPGGHIFHRDLSFPYGEEGTGRWGVETPHANVLLCGAGAIRGGGVSGIPGHNAAMAALGR, from the coding sequence ATGACTGACCGTGATCCACTTCCCGACGCCCCGGCCCCCACCAGCTCGTACGACGCCGTCGTCGTCGGAGGCGGGCACAACGGGCTCGTCGCCGCCGCCTATCTGGCCCGCGCCGGACGTTCCGTCCTCGTCCTGGAGCGGCTCGGCTCCACCGGCGGGGCGGCCGTGTCGACGCGGCCGTTCGCCGGGGTCGACGCCCGGCTCTCCCGGTACTCGTACCTGGTCTCGCTCCTCCCGGAGAAGATCGTGCGCGAGCTCGGGCTGCGGTTCGCCGTGCGGAAACGGTCCATCTCCTCGTACACCCCGAAGGGCGACGGCGGCCTCCTCGTCGGCGGCGGACCCGACCGCACCCGCGCCTCCTTCGCCGCGCTGACCGGCTCCGACAGCGCGTACGAGGCCTGGCAGGCCTTCTACGGACGCACCGGCGAGGCCGCCCGCCGCATCTTCCCCACGCTCACCGAACCCCTCCCCACCCGCGCCGAACTACGCGCCCGCGTGGACGACGCCGACACCTGGCGGATGCTCTTCGAGGAGCCCCTCGGCGTCACCGTCGAGAAGACCTTCGCCGACGACCTCGTCCGGGGCGTGGTCCTCACCGACGCCCTCATCGGCACCTTCGCCGACGCCCACGACCCCGCGCTCCTCCAGAACCGCTGCTTCCTGTACCACGTCATCGGCGGCGGCACCGGCGACTGGGACGTGCCCGTCGGCGGCATGGGCGCCCTCACCGACGCCCTCGCCGGCGCCGCCCGCGCCGCCGGGGCCCGCATCCTCACCGGGCACGAGGCCACCCGGATCGAGACCGACGGGCGCCGCGCCTCGATCACCTACCGCACCGCCGACGGCGAGGGCACCGTCGAGGCCGGCCAGGTCCTCGTCAACGCCTCCCCGCAGGAACTCGCCGCCCTGCTCGGCGAGACGCCCCCGCCCGCCCCGGAGGGCGCCCAGCTCAAGGTCAACATGCTGCTGACCCGGCTGCCGCGACTCCGCGACCGCTCCGTCGACCCGCGCGAGGCCTTCGCCGGCACCTTCCACATCGCCGAGGGGTACGGGCAGCTGGCCACCGCCCACGCCGAGGCCGCCGCCGGGCGCCTGCCCTCCGCCCCGCCGTCCGAGATCTACTGCCATTCGCTCACCGACCCGACGATCCTCGGCCCGGAACTGGCCGCCACGGGCCACCAGACGCTCACCCTGTTCGGCCTGCACACCCCCGCCCGGCTGTTCGCCGCCGACAACGAGGGCACGCGCGCGAAGCTCCTCGCGGCGACCCTCGCCCAGCTCGACGCGCACCTCGACGAGCCGATCGCCGACTGCCTCGCCCTCGACGCGGAGGGCCGGCCCTGCATCGAGGCGAAGACCCCGCTCGACCTCGAACGCGAACTGCGGCTGCCCGGCGGCCACATCTTCCACCGCGACCTCTCGTTCCCGTACGGGGAGGAGGGCACGGGCCGCTGGGGCGTCGAGACCCCGCACGCCAACGTCCTCCTGTGCGGAGCGGGCGCGATCCGCGGCGGCGGAGTGAGCGGCATCCCCGGCCACAACGCGGCGATGGCCGCGCTGGGCCGCTGA
- a CDS encoding M15 family metallopeptidase, translating to MTEIVLMSDPRVAAIPVTECGERLVDVRGIGSLLVDTRKQDPADAFAYLREGVVERLLKAQELLPRGLRLLYVEGYRPPSLQRAYFEEYADQLRALHPEWPDERIRTAASRYVSPPEIAPHSAGAAVDLTLADADGRELDLGTRMNADPEESGGACYTRAEGISEEARAHRELLGSVLTTAGLVNYPTEWWHWSFGDRYWALATGAPSASYGPKELTPSG from the coding sequence ATGACTGAGATCGTTCTGATGTCGGACCCGAGGGTCGCCGCGATACCCGTGACGGAGTGCGGCGAACGCCTCGTCGACGTCCGCGGCATCGGCTCGCTGCTCGTCGACACCCGCAAACAGGACCCGGCGGACGCGTTCGCGTACCTGCGGGAGGGTGTCGTCGAGCGGCTCCTCAAGGCGCAGGAGCTGCTGCCGAGGGGCTTGCGGCTGCTGTACGTCGAGGGGTACCGGCCGCCGTCGCTCCAGCGGGCGTACTTCGAGGAGTACGCGGACCAGCTGCGCGCGCTCCACCCCGAGTGGCCCGATGAGCGGATCCGCACGGCGGCGAGCCGGTACGTGTCCCCGCCGGAGATCGCCCCGCACAGCGCCGGGGCGGCCGTCGACCTGACGCTGGCCGACGCCGACGGGCGGGAACTGGACCTGGGGACCCGGATGAACGCGGACCCGGAGGAGAGCGGCGGCGCCTGCTACACCCGCGCCGAGGGCATCTCGGAGGAGGCGCGGGCCCACCGGGAGCTGCTGGGCTCCGTGCTCACGACGGCGGGCCTGGTGAACTACCCGACGGAGTGGTGGCACTGGTCGTTCGGCGACCGGTACTGGGCCCTGGCCACCGGGGCGCCCTCGGCGTCGTACGGCCCGAAGGAGCTCACGCCGTCCGGCTGA